The Aureimonas mangrovi genome includes a region encoding these proteins:
- a CDS encoding ABC transporter substrate-binding protein, which yields MLKTLLSTAALGTMLVAAPAFAQDGETTTIGVSIPAATHGWAGGMNYHANAAIERLEEQYPQLDFVLSTANGASEQINQIEDMVAVNQVDALVVLPFESEPLTAPIASVKEGGAYVTVVDRGLTEDGIEDLYVAGDNPGLGRVAGEYFRERFPDGAQIVVLRGIPTTIDNERYDAFVEAIDGSGIEILDSQNANWNRDDGFDVMQDFLSRFPEIDAVWAQDDDIAVGVLEAISQANREDIQFVVGGAGMKEMVARVRDGDTMVPVDVTYPPAMIATAIELTALRFTSPAPIAGEFVIGAQLITQDNAESFYFPDSPF from the coding sequence ATGCTGAAGACGCTTCTATCCACCGCCGCGCTGGGCACGATGCTCGTCGCAGCGCCCGCCTTCGCGCAGGACGGCGAGACGACCACGATCGGCGTCTCGATCCCCGCCGCGACCCACGGCTGGGCGGGCGGCATGAACTACCATGCCAATGCCGCCATCGAGCGCCTCGAGGAGCAGTATCCGCAGCTCGACTTCGTCCTGTCGACGGCCAACGGCGCCTCCGAGCAGATCAACCAGATCGAGGACATGGTCGCGGTCAACCAGGTGGACGCGCTCGTCGTGCTGCCCTTCGAGAGCGAACCGCTGACGGCGCCCATCGCCTCGGTGAAGGAGGGCGGTGCCTATGTCACGGTGGTCGATCGCGGGTTGACCGAGGACGGCATCGAGGACCTCTACGTCGCGGGCGACAATCCGGGCCTCGGGCGCGTTGCCGGCGAATATTTCCGTGAGCGCTTCCCGGACGGGGCGCAGATCGTCGTTCTGCGCGGCATCCCCACGACCATCGACAACGAGCGCTACGACGCTTTCGTGGAGGCCATCGACGGTTCGGGCATCGAGATCCTCGACAGCCAGAACGCCAACTGGAACCGCGATGACGGCTTCGACGTGATGCAGGACTTCCTGTCGCGCTTCCCGGAGATCGACGCGGTCTGGGCGCAGGACGACGACATCGCCGTCGGCGTCCTGGAAGCCATCTCGCAAGCGAACCGCGAGGACATCCAGTTCGTGGTCGGCGGCGCCGGCATGAAGGAGATGGTCGCGCGCGTTCGCGATGGCGACACGATGGTACCGGTGGACGTGACCTACCCGCCCGCGATGATCGCCACCGCCATCGAGCTGACGGCGCTGCGCTTTACCTCTCCGGCCCCGATCGCGGGCGAGTTCGTGATCGGCGCGCAGCTCATCACGCAGGACAACGCCGAGAGCTTCTACTTCCCCGACTCGCCGTTCTGA
- a CDS encoding CsgG/HfaB family protein, with translation MTVRKTIATLLTLSLLAGCAGAPGVAGSTSNAKLVQGPPITDIVTPFDKALSCLKGEIQPSIVFSVGAVIDQTGKESFTDGGVGKFVTQGAGDMIQSALFKAGTTVVNRRDPRVMTTEVEWQIRDPRRIVPSNFYITGSINSLDFIPGSGAEVDIAGIAGRYRQNRMLVGLDLAMTDANTGRIVANVPLHKQIFASEAGLGTGRFFGDTLVLADIGGREREAIHFALRQMLYLATFELLTQVMSPTNYAECRGHIDRAHGYVDNTTTAAAVAAVKLPPPPQRTASAVSGPQPAGRQASASGMARAAQTAAASPASRQQNGNFAASSGTFAPSNGGDEDTSAQARAQAILTAQ, from the coding sequence ATGACCGTGCGCAAGACCATCGCCACGCTCCTGACGTTGTCGCTTCTGGCGGGCTGCGCCGGCGCGCCGGGCGTGGCGGGATCGACCAGCAACGCCAAGCTCGTGCAGGGGCCGCCGATCACCGACATCGTCACCCCCTTCGACAAGGCACTCTCCTGCCTCAAGGGCGAAATCCAGCCCTCGATCGTCTTCTCCGTCGGCGCAGTGATCGACCAGACCGGCAAGGAGAGCTTCACCGACGGCGGGGTCGGCAAGTTCGTCACGCAAGGCGCAGGCGACATGATCCAGTCGGCCCTGTTCAAGGCCGGCACGACCGTCGTCAACCGCCGCGATCCGCGCGTCATGACCACCGAGGTCGAGTGGCAGATCCGCGATCCGCGCCGCATCGTGCCGTCGAACTTCTACATCACCGGGTCGATCAACTCGCTGGACTTCATTCCCGGGTCCGGCGCGGAAGTGGACATTGCGGGGATCGCCGGGCGCTACCGCCAGAACCGGATGCTCGTCGGGCTGGACCTGGCGATGACGGACGCCAACACCGGGCGTATCGTCGCCAACGTGCCGCTGCACAAGCAGATCTTCGCTTCCGAAGCCGGACTCGGCACGGGCCGCTTCTTCGGAGACACGCTGGTGCTGGCCGATATTGGCGGGCGCGAGCGCGAGGCGATCCACTTCGCGCTGCGGCAGATGCTGTATCTGGCGACCTTCGAGCTTCTGACGCAGGTGATGTCGCCGACGAACTACGCCGAGTGCCGCGGCCATATCGACCGGGCCCACGGCTATGTGGACAACACCACGACGGCCGCCGCGGTGGCCGCGGTGAAGCTGCCGCCGCCCCCACAGCGAACGGCGAGCGCGGTTTCCGGTCCGCAGCCGGCCGGTCGGCAGGCAAGCGCGTCCGGCATGGCGCGCGCGGCGCAGACCGCAGCCGCCAGCCCTGCCTCGCGGCAGCAGAACGGCAATTTCGCGGCTTCCAGCGGAACCTTCGCGCCATCGAACGGCGGCGACGAGGACACCAGCGCCCAGGCAAGGGCACAGGCGATCCTGACCGCGCAGTAG
- a CDS encoding MFS transporter encodes MPVALFALAIGAFGIGLTEFVVAGILPQIATGFGVDIPTAGLMATTYALGVFVGAPILTVLGARVPRKTMLMVLAGIFTTGSVLTALAPTFEIALAGRIITAFNHGTFFGIGSIIAASLVARERQASAIAFMFSGLTLANLFGVPFGTWLAQAYDWRLVFWLIAAIGLVTVGSVALLVPRIGAGKAIAFKEELRAFVDPQVLLAMGITVFGPAAFFTSITYIAPMMLEKAQFTDAGIAWLMVLFGLGLAVGNWLGGRFADRSLFGTLFVTLAAQAIVLFVFWIGVGSPIVAYASVFLMAAFGFATVSPIQKLVMDRARSAGAPTMAASVNIGMFNLGNAIGAWAGGATIAAGFGLASPNWAGALLSLVALALAVMAWASAGKETQIAPAR; translated from the coding sequence ATGCCAGTCGCGCTTTTCGCGTTGGCAATTGGCGCGTTCGGCATTGGACTGACCGAATTCGTCGTTGCCGGCATCCTTCCCCAGATCGCGACAGGCTTCGGCGTCGACATTCCGACCGCGGGCCTGATGGCGACGACTTACGCGCTCGGCGTCTTCGTCGGCGCGCCGATCCTGACCGTGCTCGGCGCACGCGTGCCTCGCAAGACGATGCTGATGGTCCTGGCAGGAATTTTCACGACGGGCAGCGTCCTGACGGCACTCGCTCCGACCTTCGAGATCGCGCTCGCCGGTCGGATCATCACGGCCTTCAACCACGGTACGTTCTTCGGCATCGGTTCGATCATCGCGGCGTCGCTGGTCGCCAGAGAGCGACAGGCCAGCGCGATTGCCTTCATGTTTTCCGGGCTGACGCTCGCCAACCTTTTCGGTGTTCCGTTCGGGACCTGGCTGGCGCAGGCTTACGACTGGCGTCTGGTGTTCTGGCTGATCGCGGCCATCGGTCTAGTGACCGTCGGCAGCGTGGCGCTTCTCGTTCCCCGGATCGGAGCCGGCAAGGCGATCGCGTTTAAGGAAGAACTGCGCGCTTTCGTGGATCCGCAGGTTCTCCTCGCCATGGGGATCACGGTGTTCGGTCCTGCGGCCTTCTTCACCTCGATCACTTACATCGCGCCGATGATGCTGGAGAAAGCGCAGTTCACGGACGCCGGCATCGCTTGGCTGATGGTTCTGTTCGGTCTCGGCCTCGCAGTCGGAAACTGGCTCGGGGGCCGCTTCGCCGACCGCTCGCTGTTCGGGACACTGTTCGTCACTCTCGCTGCGCAGGCCATCGTTCTGTTTGTCTTCTGGATCGGCGTCGGCAGCCCGATCGTCGCCTACGCGTCCGTATTCCTGATGGCCGCCTTCGGTTTCGCCACAGTGTCCCCGATTCAGAAACTGGTGATGGACCGGGCCCGAAGCGCTGGAGCTCCGACCATGGCTGCGTCGGTGAACATCGGCATGTTCAATCTCGGCAACGCGATCGGCGCGTGGGCCGGCGGCGCAACGATCGCAGCCGGCTTCGGTCTGGCATCGCCGAACTGGGCGGGCGCGCTTCTATCGCTCGTCGCTCTGGCTCTCGCGGTAATGGCTTGGGCCAGCGCAGGCAAGGAAACGCAGATCGCTCCCGCCCGGTAG
- a CDS encoding sugar ABC transporter ATP-binding protein, translating into MLALRGVGKDFGPVTVLEGIDIDLVPGELHALIGENGAGKSTLMKILSGYERATRGAVELDGTPVSFASNLAAEAAGIVLVHQEFALAEQLSVAANIFLGREIRRGLFLDRRTMHEASRQALEELDTALDPRTRVADLSVSDKQRVEIAKAVSRNLRVLILDEPTAVLTPREAQALFRIVAKLKAAGVAILFTSHKLDEVRALSDRITVLRDGRHVATRPGGTLDEHQMAGLMVGRELSDLFPPKVPPRAGAPVMLSARGVDVPGRVTNGGFELRAGEVLGFAGLVGAGRTELLEAVCGLRHRTGGTIEREGREVRIRRFEDAVALKIAYVTEDRKGRGLLLRKGLRENLTLLALDRFSRGFVDRGAEEKALDEAITRFDIRVRDRTVQAGQLSGGNQQKLLLAKTMLSEPEVVIFDEPTRGIDVGTKQEIYRFVAALAAEGKAVIVVSSELPEIVGLCHRVIVMRSGRMVGEVSGADINEDEIVKYATGVKTMGESDVDRAA; encoded by the coding sequence GTGCTGGCGCTTCGCGGTGTGGGAAAGGATTTCGGACCCGTCACCGTGCTGGAGGGGATCGACATCGATCTCGTGCCCGGCGAGCTTCACGCGCTGATCGGCGAGAACGGCGCCGGCAAGTCGACGCTGATGAAGATCCTGTCCGGCTACGAGCGGGCGACGCGCGGCGCGGTGGAACTCGACGGGACGCCCGTCTCCTTCGCCTCCAATCTCGCGGCGGAAGCGGCGGGCATCGTGCTCGTCCATCAGGAGTTCGCGCTCGCCGAGCAACTCTCCGTCGCCGCCAACATCTTTCTCGGCCGGGAAATCCGGCGCGGCCTGTTCCTCGACCGGCGCACCATGCACGAGGCTTCGCGTCAGGCGTTGGAAGAGCTCGACACCGCGCTCGACCCACGCACGCGCGTCGCGGACCTGTCCGTTTCCGACAAGCAGCGGGTGGAGATCGCCAAGGCCGTCTCGCGCAACCTGCGCGTCCTGATCCTCGACGAGCCGACGGCCGTCCTGACCCCGCGCGAGGCGCAGGCGCTCTTCCGCATCGTCGCCAAGCTGAAGGCGGCGGGGGTCGCCATCCTCTTCACCTCCCACAAGCTCGATGAGGTGCGCGCGCTCTCCGACCGCATCACCGTTCTGCGCGACGGCAGGCACGTGGCGACGCGCCCCGGCGGCACACTCGACGAGCATCAGATGGCGGGGCTGATGGTCGGCCGCGAACTGTCGGACCTGTTTCCGCCCAAAGTCCCGCCGCGAGCCGGGGCGCCGGTGATGCTCTCGGCGCGAGGCGTCGACGTCCCCGGCCGGGTGACGAACGGGGGCTTCGAGTTGCGGGCGGGCGAGGTGCTCGGCTTCGCCGGCCTTGTCGGCGCCGGCCGCACCGAGCTTCTGGAAGCGGTCTGCGGGCTGCGCCACCGCACCGGCGGGACGATCGAGCGCGAGGGGCGCGAGGTGCGCATCCGCCGGTTCGAGGACGCAGTCGCCTTGAAGATCGCCTATGTCACGGAGGACCGGAAAGGCCGGGGCCTCCTGCTGCGCAAGGGCCTGCGCGAAAACCTCACCCTCCTGGCGCTGGATCGCTTCTCGCGCGGCTTCGTGGACCGTGGCGCCGAGGAGAAGGCGCTGGACGAGGCGATCACGCGATTCGACATCCGCGTGCGGGACCGCACGGTGCAGGCGGGCCAGCTTTCGGGCGGCAACCAGCAGAAGCTGCTTCTGGCCAAGACGATGCTGTCCGAACCGGAGGTCGTGATCTTCGACGAGCCGACCCGCGGCATCGATGTGGGCACCAAGCAGGAGATCTACCGCTTCGTCGCGGCGCTGGCTGCCGAAGGCAAGGCCGTCATCGTCGTCTCGTCGGAGCTGCCGGAAATCGTCGGCCTGTGCCACCGCGTCATCGTCATGCGGTCCGGACGGATGGTCGGCGAGGTGAGCGGGGCGGACATCAACGAGGACGAGATCGTGAAATACGCCACCGGCGTGAAGACCATGGGAGAGAGTGATGTCGACCGCGCCGCTTGA
- a CDS encoding DUF4260 domain-containing protein, with translation MKGGVSGTPRLLLRLEGLAVLAAATIAYAGTDAGWWMFAVLFLAPDLSILGYVFGARAGAAVYNAGHAYLAPAVLVALGIYGPAPQVLSVGLVWAAHIGFDRALGYGLKYPEGFPATHLGPLGGTRGRD, from the coding sequence GTGAAGGGCGGTGTTTCCGGCACGCCCCGGCTTCTCCTGCGGCTCGAGGGGCTGGCCGTGCTCGCTGCCGCGACGATCGCCTATGCCGGAACGGACGCCGGCTGGTGGATGTTCGCCGTCCTGTTCCTCGCCCCCGACCTGTCCATTCTCGGATATGTGTTCGGCGCGCGGGCGGGCGCGGCGGTCTACAATGCCGGCCATGCCTATCTCGCGCCCGCCGTCCTCGTCGCGCTCGGGATCTACGGGCCCGCGCCGCAGGTGCTGTCAGTTGGCCTTGTCTGGGCCGCGCATATCGGCTTCGACCGGGCGCTCGGATACGGGCTCAAATATCCCGAGGGTTTCCCGGCCACCCATCTCGGCCCTCTCGGCGGGACGCGCGGCCGGGACTGA
- a CDS encoding integron has product MTGIETAGPGARHRRRHAGKTAPLAAGLLALLSAAAPAFAAPAVPVRFGGDPVAAACATRAVLGESEAREGLVDIRSGPTGTFRVLERLPAGTEVYRCDENGTFVGIVYGEGDCGVEEPLDRRAAYRGPCASGWVHNRALEPSPGGPA; this is encoded by the coding sequence ATGACGGGCATTGAAACGGCAGGACCAGGCGCACGGCATCGACGGCGACATGCGGGCAAGACCGCGCCGCTCGCCGCCGGTCTCCTCGCCCTCCTGTCCGCCGCCGCGCCCGCCTTCGCGGCACCCGCCGTTCCCGTGCGCTTCGGCGGCGATCCGGTGGCTGCGGCCTGCGCGACCCGCGCCGTCCTCGGCGAGAGCGAAGCGCGCGAGGGGCTGGTCGACATCCGCTCCGGCCCCACCGGCACCTTCCGCGTGCTCGAGCGCCTGCCGGCCGGAACGGAAGTCTACCGCTGCGACGAGAACGGCACTTTCGTCGGCATCGTCTATGGCGAAGGCGATTGCGGCGTGGAAGAACCGCTCGACCGGCGCGCCGCCTATCGCGGCCCGTGCGCGTCCGGCTGGGTTCACAACCGGGCGCTCGAACCCTCGCCCGGCGGCCCCGCCTGA
- a CDS encoding ABC transporter permease, producing MSTAPLERAVPTRRSGVDLKAIGPVLALILLLVIGASISDGFLSWANMTNVLSRSAFIGIIAVGATFVIASGGIDLSVGSMAAFVAGSMILIMNALVPTMGAGASTLAVGMLAALAIGVVAGSVNGGLITKAGIEPFIVTLGTMGIYRSLVTWLADGGTLSLDSGIRTIYRPVYFDGILGVPWPIIAFALVAIAGQIVMSMTSFGRHVSAIGSNEDVARYSAIRVDRVKTFAYVLQGICVAVATLLYVPRLGSASPSTGVLWELEAIAAVIIGGTLLKGGYGRVWGTVVGVLILGFIGNILNITSLVSNYLNGAIQGVIIVAAVLLQRSRKS from the coding sequence ATGTCGACCGCGCCGCTTGAACGGGCCGTGCCGACGAGGCGCTCGGGCGTGGACCTGAAGGCGATCGGCCCGGTGCTGGCGCTGATCCTGCTTCTCGTGATCGGCGCCAGCATCTCTGACGGGTTCCTGTCCTGGGCCAACATGACGAACGTCCTCTCGCGCTCCGCCTTCATCGGCATCATCGCGGTGGGCGCCACTTTCGTCATCGCGAGCGGCGGCATCGACCTTTCGGTCGGCTCGATGGCCGCATTCGTGGCGGGCTCGATGATCCTCATCATGAACGCGCTGGTGCCGACGATGGGAGCGGGCGCCTCGACGCTGGCCGTCGGCATGCTCGCCGCGCTCGCCATCGGCGTGGTGGCAGGCTCCGTCAATGGCGGGCTGATCACCAAGGCCGGGATCGAGCCGTTCATCGTCACCCTCGGCACGATGGGCATCTACCGCTCGCTCGTCACCTGGCTCGCCGACGGCGGCACGCTGTCGCTCGATTCGGGCATCCGCACCATCTACCGGCCGGTCTATTTCGACGGTATCCTCGGCGTGCCCTGGCCGATCATCGCCTTCGCCCTGGTGGCGATCGCCGGGCAGATCGTAATGTCGATGACGAGCTTCGGCCGCCACGTCTCGGCGATCGGCTCCAACGAGGACGTCGCGCGCTATTCGGCGATCCGCGTCGACCGGGTGAAGACCTTCGCCTACGTCCTGCAAGGGATCTGCGTGGCGGTGGCGACGCTCCTCTACGTGCCGCGCCTTGGCTCGGCCTCGCCCTCCACCGGCGTCCTGTGGGAGCTGGAGGCGATCGCCGCCGTCATCATCGGCGGCACGCTCCTGAAGGGTGGCTACGGCCGGGTCTGGGGCACGGTGGTGGGCGTGCTCATCCTCGGCTTCATCGGCAACATCCTCAACATCACCTCGCTCGTCTCGAACTATCTGAATGGCGCGATCCAGGGCGTCATCATCGTGGCGGCAGTGCTTCTCCAGCGCTCGCGAAAGAGCTGA
- a CDS encoding PACE efflux transporter produces MARGVEYVLFLQPRSRRVVYVVTFEFFAIILSTLLLMALAGGPVINSLPAAAAVSVIAILWNYVFNSMWEKWENRRGLTERTVSLRLTHAVGFEAGLFLLIVPLYMLWYGVGVWEATKMEAAILVFFLVYTFVFTWLFDAVFKLPSTYNEA; encoded by the coding sequence ATGGCTCGCGGAGTCGAGTACGTGTTGTTTTTGCAGCCGCGATCACGTCGTGTCGTTTATGTCGTAACCTTCGAATTCTTCGCCATCATCTTATCCACCCTCCTTCTCATGGCATTGGCGGGAGGGCCGGTGATAAACTCTCTTCCTGCAGCCGCAGCCGTATCTGTGATCGCGATCCTGTGGAACTACGTGTTTAATTCAATGTGGGAAAAGTGGGAGAATCGCAGGGGCCTGACCGAGCGAACGGTTTCGCTTCGCCTCACCCACGCGGTTGGGTTCGAGGCGGGACTGTTCCTTCTCATCGTGCCTTTGTACATGCTCTGGTACGGGGTCGGAGTATGGGAAGCTACGAAGATGGAAGCGGCCATACTCGTATTCTTTCTCGTCTACACGTTCGTCTTCACATGGCTCTTCGATGCCGTTTTTAAGTTGCCATCAACCTACAACGAGGCGTGA
- a CDS encoding Lrp/AsnC family transcriptional regulator encodes MSATIRETDGVRQIRHRPADLDDIDRKILGALAVDASRSYAELSRIVNLSAPAVHDRVKRLKRDGVIKATVAVLDGCKLGRSLLTFLVIDTSSYIATRELLTFGDRPEVEELHTVAGDGCVFVKVRANDTESLENFLMEIQNLNGVRSVRSYIALSTFIERGPAPD; translated from the coding sequence ATGTCCGCTACGATTAGAGAAACAGACGGCGTTCGGCAAATACGACATCGCCCCGCCGATCTGGACGACATCGACCGAAAGATATTAGGCGCGCTCGCCGTGGATGCGTCTCGGAGCTACGCCGAGCTGAGCCGGATCGTGAATCTTTCGGCTCCTGCCGTCCACGATCGGGTAAAGCGGCTTAAGAGGGACGGGGTCATCAAGGCAACGGTCGCGGTCCTCGATGGCTGCAAGCTGGGTCGGTCGCTCCTGACCTTCCTCGTCATCGACACCAGCAGCTACATCGCGACGCGCGAATTACTGACGTTCGGCGATAGGCCTGAGGTTGAAGAGCTCCACACGGTGGCCGGCGACGGCTGCGTGTTTGTAAAAGTCCGCGCGAACGACACTGAATCGTTGGAAAACTTCTTGATGGAGATTCAGAACTTGAACGGCGTGCGTTCGGTACGGAGCTACATCGCGCTATCGACATTCATTGAGCGAGGACCGGCGCCGGATTAA
- a CDS encoding outer membrane protein, with protein MKKLAALLSLTTAPAFAADIVVYEPPAPPPVFVAAPSWTGLYIGGQAGYAFHGSGSSGLNNAFIRIPGTPGQPEVPAEPGTPGTPGTPGTPGTPGTPGTPPIVIPAGTLEYSYACAGIAADATCAVAVSGAVTDTYELTRAELSAAAVLLGGSAGDVAGIAGAGEFTLGEAVIIDPGTPGTPGTPPTPPTPEVPGTPGTPGSPAVPGTPEEIINLSDLAGVSRFEDESDGFIGGIHIGYDRQLGYSVGSGAFVIGALADLSYVDVERYGGIRGFSEEISVREELDYLATLRLRAGVGFERALVYATGGLAFGNVDTTFVNTVFDDYGSDSDTRVGYAVGGGVDFLVSPNFSIGIEYLYTDLGDGDGVSRSYDLGGGTTLNVAADEDFDFHTVWAKASFRFN; from the coding sequence ATGAAGAAACTCGCCGCCCTCCTCTCTCTGACGACCGCGCCGGCGTTTGCCGCCGACATCGTCGTCTACGAGCCGCCGGCACCGCCCCCGGTCTTCGTCGCCGCGCCGAGCTGGACGGGCCTCTATATCGGCGGCCAGGCCGGCTACGCGTTCCACGGCAGCGGCTCGAGCGGCCTGAACAACGCCTTTATCCGCATTCCGGGAACGCCTGGACAGCCTGAGGTTCCGGCCGAGCCCGGCACGCCCGGAACGCCTGGCACTCCCGGCACGCCGGGGACCCCGGGAACGCCGGGCACCCCGCCCATCGTCATCCCGGCCGGCACGCTGGAATACTCCTATGCCTGCGCCGGCATCGCCGCGGACGCCACCTGCGCCGTCGCCGTCAGCGGCGCCGTCACCGACACCTACGAGCTGACACGTGCCGAGCTTTCGGCCGCCGCCGTGCTTCTGGGCGGTTCAGCCGGAGACGTCGCGGGGATCGCCGGCGCGGGCGAATTCACGCTCGGCGAGGCCGTCATCATCGATCCAGGTACACCGGGCACCCCCGGCACACCGCCGACGCCGCCCACGCCGGAAGTGCCAGGCACGCCGGGCACACCGGGCAGCCCTGCCGTCCCCGGCACGCCGGAGGAGATCATCAATCTCTCCGATCTCGCAGGCGTCTCGCGTTTCGAGGACGAGTCGGACGGCTTCATCGGCGGTATCCACATCGGCTACGACAGGCAGCTCGGCTATTCGGTGGGCTCGGGCGCCTTCGTGATCGGCGCTCTGGCGGACCTCTCCTATGTCGACGTGGAGCGCTACGGCGGCATCCGCGGCTTCAGCGAGGAAATCTCCGTGCGCGAAGAGCTGGATTATCTGGCGACCCTGCGCCTGCGCGCCGGCGTCGGCTTCGAGCGCGCTCTCGTCTACGCCACGGGCGGCCTCGCCTTCGGCAATGTGGACACGACCTTCGTCAACACCGTCTTCGACGACTACGGCTCCGACAGCGACACGCGCGTCGGCTATGCGGTGGGCGGCGGCGTGGACTTCCTCGTCTCGCCGAACTTCTCGATCGGTATCGAGTATCTCTACACCGATCTCGGCGACGGCGACGGCGTTTCGCGCTCCTACGATCTCGGCGGGGGCACGACGCTCAACGTCGCGGCCGACGAGGATTTCGACTTCCACACCGTCTGGGCCAAGGCTTCCTTCCGCTTCAACTGA